The following are encoded together in the Culex pipiens pallens isolate TS chromosome 1, TS_CPP_V2, whole genome shotgun sequence genome:
- the LOC120425894 gene encoding adenosylhomocysteinase, with translation MSTKPAYKVADISLAEFGRKEIMLAENEMPGLMACRAKYGPQKVLKGARIAGCLHMTIQTAVLIETLVELGAEVQWSSCNIFSTQDHAAAAIAKAGVPVYAWKGETDEEYLWCIRQTLVFADGQPLNMILDDGGDLTNLVHTEYPQYLGGIKGISEETTTGVHNLYKMMKEGKLGVPAINVNDSVTKSKFDNLYGCRESLLDGIKRATDVMIAGKVCVVAGYGDVGKGCAQALKNFGGRVLVTEIDPINALQAAMEGYEVTTMEEASKEAQIFVTTTGCSDIIMGEHFMNMKDDSIVCNIGHFDCEVNVAWLEQNAKEKVNIKPQVDRYLLPSGNHVILLAEGRLVNLGCATGHSSFVMSNSFTNQTLAQIELWTKPDQYKVGVFVLPKALDEEVAALHLDKLGVKLTKLSQKQSDYLNVPVAGPYKPDHYRY, from the exons ATGTCGACAAAACCCGCGTACAAAGTTG CTGACATCAGCCTGGCCGAGTTTGGCCGCAAGGAGATCATGCTGGCGGAGAACGAAATGCCCGGTCTGATGGCGTGCCGCGCCAAGTACGGCCCGCAGAAGGTGCTGAAGGGGGCTCGCATCGCCGGATGTCTGCACATGACCATCCAGACGGCGGTGCTGATCGAGACGCTGGTCGAGCTGGGCGCGGAG GTCCAGTGGAGCAGCTGCAACATCTTCAGCACCCAGGACCACGCGGCGGCCGCCATCGCCAAGGCCGGCGTGCCGGTGTACGCCTGGAAGGGCGAAACCGACGAGGAGTACCTGTGGTGCATCCGCCAAACGCTGGTCTTCGCCGACGGGCAGCCGCTGAACATGATCCTGGACGACGGCGGCGATCTGACGAACCTGGTCCACACCGAGTACCCGCAGTATTTGGGCGGCATCAAGGGAATCAGCGAGGAGACCACCACGGGAGTGCACAACCTGTACAAGATGATGAAGGAGGGCAAGCTGGGCGTTCCGGCGATCAACGTGAACGACTCGGTTACCAAGAGCAAGTTTGACAATCTGTACGGATGCCGCGAGTCGCTGCTGGACGGAATCAAGCGCGCCACGGATGTGATGATCGCGGGCAAGGTTTGCGTCGTGGCCGGGTACGGCGATGTGGGCAAGGGTTGCGCCCAGGCGCTGAAGAACTTTGGCGGACGGGTGCTGGTGACGGAGATTGATCCGATCAACGCGCTGCAGGCAGCGATGGAAGGTTACGAGGTGACCACGATGGAGGAAGCCAGCAAGGAGGCGCAGATCTTCGTGACCACGACCGGCTGCAGCGACATCATCATGGGCGAGCACTTTATGAACATGAAGGACGACTCGATCGTGTGCAACATTGGCCACTTTGACTGCGAGGTGAACGTTGCCTGGCTCGAGCAGAACGCCAAGGAGAAGGTCAACATCAAGCCGCAGGTCGACCGCTACCTGCTCCCCTCCGGTAACCACGTGATCCTCCTGGCCGAGGGTCGCCTCGTCAATCTGGGCTGtgccaccggccactccagcttCGTCATGTCCAACTCGTTCACCAACCAAACGCTGGCCCAGATCGAGCTGTGGACCAAGCCGGATCAGTACAAGGTCGGCGTGTTCGTGCTGCCGAAGGCGCTCGACGAAGAGGTGGCCGCGCTGCACCTCGACAAACTGGGCGTCAAGCTGACCAAGCTCAGCCAGAAGCAGTCCGACTATCTGAACGTGCCCGTCGCCGGACCGTACAAGCCGGATCACTACCGTTACTAA
- the LOC120425607 gene encoding uncharacterized protein LOC120425607: MSTVVKPSEHVPLNSSAATDESDYTNQMTITASESEQKALTSAMKSARVPVIVSATGKDAARKKPLGTDFVPPDGGWGWMVVLAAGCSNLCTFPALQQFGLLFRERMHLLDINSSEITTIINTNSALMSIVGLANGPMFRRFSYRQVAFFGASLVTLALFLTSLAHSFGMYLVTFSVLYGSGVGITASANSLALNTYFREKRRYATGFSWTATALGPIIAPHVINYLMPRYGIDGTVLIFAGIAMNAIVCSMLLQPVEWHVKQPPAEDVEKVKPEEPVQCQFCASHPLRKDHSILSSQYLYNADDVCATGYEIIDPGTPMLSRANDGWYSGNPARSHYGSRLNLGGTPSRMPSSRPSFVNLTAAAEATKRQQPATPPVSAFSPPQLVSERKYLADNHSARSTGGAFRRRSNTFNREKEVLKMASRKLEQIVDHETCCQCTCEAERQTLLKSQPEIPEEPADQPAPHYSILQKIVIFFDLDLLKDLIYDNIMVGVTLANFAELNFSVLTPFVLGDFGLTKEQIAMTMSLLGAMDIFCRFFIPFIAGKIGWENRTFFLFGVLNMAFGRIVLAHFHSYSVVLAVACWIGFNKGLRTVFMALAIPSHVPLDRLPGATGIQLLFSGVFYLLMGPLIGFIRDRTNYTVTLHCLNVATYLTALSWGLEMYYFTPRRIRREKAANAEKAAVI; this comes from the exons ATGTCAACGGTGGTGAAGCCCAGCGAACACGTTCCGCTGAATTCCAGCGCAGCTACCGACGAGTCGGACTACACCAATCAGATGACCATTACGGCGAGCGAGTCCGAGCAGAAGGCACTCACCAGCGCCATGAAGTCTGCACGTGTACCGGTTATTGTCAGCGCAACCGGTAAGGACGCAGCCAGGAAGAAGCCGCTGGGAACGGATTTCGTACCGCCTGACGGCGGTTGGGGCTGGATGGTGGTTTTGGCCGCCGGATGCTCCAAT CTGTGCACCTTCCCGGCGCTTCAGCAGTTTGGTTTGCTGTTTCGCGAACGCATGCATCTACTCGACATCAATTCGTCGGAGATAACGACCATTATCAACACCAACTCGGCGCTGATGTCGATCGTAG GTCTTGCCAACGGACCCATGTTCCGACGGTTCTCGTACCGGCAGGTTGCCTTCTTCGGCGCCTCCCTAGTGACCCTGGCCCTGTTCCTGACCTCGTTGGCCCACTCGTTCGGGATGTACCTGGTCACGTTTTCAGTATTGTACGGTTCCGGCGTCGGAATCACCGCTTCCGCCAACTCCCTTGCCCTGAACACGTACTTCAGGGAGAAGCGCCGGTACGCAACCGGATTCTCGTGGACCGCTACGGCGCTAGGTCCGATCATCGCTCCGCACGTGATCAACTACCTGATGCCGCGATACGGCATTGACGGTACCGTGCTGATCTTTGCCGGCATCGCCATGAACGCGATCGTCTGCTCGATGCTGCTCCAGCCGGTCGAGTGGCACGTGAAGCAGCCCCCGGCGGAGGACGTGGAGAAGGTCAAACCGGAGGAGCCGGTGCAGTGTCAGTTCTGCGCGTCACACCCCCTCCGAAAAGATCACAGTATTCTTTCCAGTCAGTATTTGTACAACGCGGACGATGTCTGCGCAACCGGGTACGAGATCATCGATCCCGGAACTCCCATGCTTTCGCGAGCCAACGACGGTTGGTACTCCGGGAACCCGGCACGATCACACTACGGCTCTCGCCTTAACCTTGGCGGAACGCCAAGCCGGATGCCCTCGTCCAGACCTTCCTTCGTGAATCTTACCGCTGCAGCGGAAGCAACCAAACGGCAACAACCGGCAACTCCACCGGTCAGTGCGTTTTCTCCGCCGCAGCTCGTCAGCGAGCGGAAGTATCTTGCCGATAACCACAGCGCACGATCAACCGGAGGAGCCTTCCGACGGCGTTCCAATACCTTCAACCGGGAGAAGGAAGTTCTCAAGATGGCGTCCCGCAAGCTGGAGCAGATCGTGGACCACGAAACGTGCTGTCAGTGTACGTGCGAAGCGGAACGTCAGACGCTGCTAAAAAGCCAACCGGAGATCCCCGAAGAACCCGCGGATCAACCCGCTCCCCACTACAGTATTCTCCAGAAGATCGTCATCTTCTTCGATCTGGATCTGCTCAAAGATCTCATCTACGACAACATTATGGTCGGCGTCACGCTGGCCAACTTTGCCGAGCTCAACTTTTCCGTGCTCACCCCGTTCGTGCTCGGCGACTTTGGGCTGACCAAGGAGCAGATCGCCATGACCATGAGCTTGCTGGGTGCGATGGACATCTTCTGTCGCTTCTTCATCCCGTTCATCGCGGGAAAGATCGGCTGGGAGAACCGGACGTTCTTCCTGTTTGGCGTGCTGAACATGGCGTTCGGACGAATCG TTTTAGCCCACTTCCACTCGTATTCGGTGGTCCTCGCAGTGGCCTGCTGGATCGGCTTCAACAAGGGACTGCGCACCGTGTTTATGGCGCTGGCCATTCCGTCGCACGTTCCGCTTGACCGGTTGCCGGGCGCGACCGGGATTCAGCTGCTGTTTTCCGGTGTGTTCTACCTCCTGATGGGACCACTAATTG GCTTCATCCGGGACCGCACCAACTACACCGTCACGCTGCACTGCCTGAACGTGGCCACCTACCTGACGGCGCTGAGCTGGGGCCTGGAGATGTACTACTTTACACCGCGGCGGATTCGCCGCGAGAAAGCTGCGAACGCGGAAAAGGCGGCTGTCATCTGA